Part of the Lotus japonicus ecotype B-129 chromosome 6, LjGifu_v1.2 genome, aggtgtttaaatcagaaccagagctctgatgccaattgaaggtgcgaaaaacactagaaaggggggggggggtttgaatagagtttttgaataatgGGTACACTTTTGCAACTTTTCAAAACTCGAAGATAATaactaggtgctgaaggataagaagtaaagcacacaagtattttatcctggttcacttgagataaaagctcaagctaatccagtccacctgttaaggtgatttcttccttcttctgatgaaggcaattcactaaaatcaatgagtgttacaactgcactttgcaacctgctaagtgactaacaatacactgattttctcactagtatcctcttaagaagctgatctaccgatcctcttaagactagctaaacactgaatcagccttgattcagtcctctcaagatccgaccaaccttggtctcttaaggaactttacaatgtgatgtaaaaggtttcgggtttacaacaagtgcttctgaaaagctaatagtaaactcagatgtttaagaacagtgaagaaataatgctaagagattggttcgtatatgttgaatgatttaagcaaagtttcttactttctttcttctttcttcagcctttatatactccaagacttgtgatgtagcagctagggttttatccgttggagtgacaattctgtaatatcagactgctaggctgtacaaggtaggtggcagacagactgagacttgtacgatgttgtactatgatagcgacctgtcctttcaccagttgacttgtgatcaaggagcttcagatgaacgttggtgaagcttctgatcttcgtcagattgaagcttggattcttctgaccttgcaacttctgcttctgaacaagttcctcagaacctctgatcgtcagagctagaatagcttgggtcttcagaaccaacttcttgcaggtcttcagaacttgagtcttctacttctggaccgttccactggaacatctggtcttcagaacttttgactctggttcttcagaacttcttgagagcttgtatcttcagaccttctgaagtgtttgccactgttctgaacgaacatggtaggttaagaagctctctttttagtaacccttggttcttcttcttctgaacgaataggcttgggtcagattcagaacctgtttgtcacatcttaaaaggacaaacgttagggtaccacaattgttcatcatcacaaaccttaattgtaatcatcaaaacatagagatgcaaccactgatcaaaccttgatcttacaaagttGTGTTTTGTGTTCTTTGATTctacaaactctgattgttgattgtttgttaccaatcactgtggcagtgattgagagaaagagagagaggctctcatacataggttgagatactaagtagaaacacactactatgaactgtggtgttcatgagtgtctgtaattcctgaatcttgagatagtggatttcttTTGTAATGACGTATGACATTTGGCCGTTCGTTCCCTTTTTATTTTCCATCACATTTTGCTCaatcattttaatttcattatagCGTGTTTGCTGAGACTTTACTCGCCTTTTGGCGAGGTTTTTGGCTTGGTATGATAACCAAGGCTTAGGCACATTTTACTGGCCTTAGTCGTTTCAcggacgaggcttggtttctagtggccactagaatttcCAAGGCTATGTTTTCTCAGTGATGACACTTTCTGATTGCGAAAGTTTTTTGTCATGTTGGGTCATCGCCATAGGAAATTTGTTTAGCAAAGTATATGAGTTAGATCAAGTCAGTTGTGACAAATATCAAActttaaaacatttttcatttCTGTTAACAAGAACTAGGGTTTATAGACCCGTACATGAGAGTTTCCTCCCTTCTTTTTATTGGTcacctcattaaaaaccttttccaaggaaaaaagagtgtgACCTTCTTTTTCTTAACTATAGTATTGCCTCAAACTAGAGGCGTTCCACGTGCGGCGCACTGCCACGCCATCCAATTGTTCTAACTTGTATGCCCCAACGCCCACTTCAGCTTTAACCctaaaagggccttcccaatTGGGTGTCAATTTGTTCTTTCCTGAAGTTAGCGTCCTTTCACGCAACACCTGGTCTCCTGCCTTCATTTTTCGAGGAACGACCTTAGTTGCATACTTTCGGGCGACCCTTATCTTTCCAGCTTCATTACGCAAGTGTACCTCTCTTTACAATTCTGGGAGCATGATCAAGTTTGCGATTAAGTTATTTGTTGCTGCAAGTTCTCTTGAAGTCTCAAATGCATCAGCAActgttcatgcaagcataggtgAATCTGTAAGTGCAGATCCTAATGCTATTGTGCCTAATGTGATTCATGAGATATCAGTTGAATATGTTTCTGTTCCCAATGTTGAACCTCATGTTGAGACATTAGTTGAGACTACTTCAGATGTGAATATGAGACCCTCGGCTGGAAATCCCAACCCCATTGTTGACACATCTGAACTTGATTTCCAAATCCATCAAGCTACCTTGTGTTCTGAACCATCTACCGGTTATAAGAAGTCAGTTATTGAAAATATTCATGAGTTGTTGTCATTCTGGTCTTAGAAGTGATGGTTTGTTTATGTTGTGcaccctttgccaaatttgtgttaaaaagggggagtagtttggtGAAGAATCTGTGTTGTTTCTTTTGCTGTGAAGCCACTTATGTTTTCCTACTTGGTAGCTTTGGTCTGTAATAATTTGAAGAAACTTTCAAGACAAGGCAAGTAATTGGTTGTGTGGTACTCCAAGCTGCTACTGTTTTATGTTCAAGTTGCTACTAGTTTACTGGTTTGCTTTTGTTGGATAGTTAGTGTGTTTTGCTACTAAGTGTTATGTTCCAACTATGCTAGTTATTggtatggatgcatcatttgagggggagtctGCTGCTAAGGGGGAGCTTTGGTTCTCTATGTTTACCCTCTCTGatctgtgagttgttttagacaaaatttgacaaagggggagattgttgttacattgttttctgcattttgtcaaaaacaacctgatgtcgaagcagattccttgacatctgatttcgtgaagctaggacgtcagtcctttgcttggaacgtgatgtgggcccttgaagatcttatgaagatatattttttaaagttacttgaggttcaagtagctgtaccagaatggttttaattgtgggttgttatttgttgaaacaatctttattaaaagattggtttctatctttacgtttgaattttgcaacaatATATTGGAGAtttagttttgatttgttgctgcaatctgttacttcagcccaagaaAACCCTAGTGCCCAAGCCACTGCTGCTGAAGTTTATAAAAGGACAAAGACCTCAAGCTTGAAAACCagcgaagctaatagagagagatcaagtgttttagggttgttcattgttctttgtccttatttcttgtgaacaaactttgctcccagattctataaagcaaagtttgaaggtgcgaaaaacactagaaagggggggtttgaatagagtttttgaataatgGGTACACTTTTGCAACTTTTCAAAACTCGAAGATAATaactaggtgctgaaggataagaagtaaagcacacaagtattttatcctagttcacttgagataaaagctcaagctaatccagtccacctgttaaggtgatttcttccttcttctgatgaaggcaattcactaaaatcaatgagtgttacaactacactttgcaacctgctaagtgactaacaatacactgattttctcactagtatcctcttaagaagctgatctaccgatcctcttaagactagctaaacactgaatctgccttgattcagtcctctcaagatccgaccaaccttggtctcttaaggaactttacaatgtgatgtaaaaggtttcgggtttacaacaagtgcttctgaaaagctaatagtaaactcagatgtttaagaacagtgaagaaataatgctaagagattggttcgtatatgttgaatgatttcagcaaagtttcttagtttctttcttctttcttcagcctttatatactccaagacttgtgatgtagccgttgctagggttttatccgttggagtggcaattctgtaatatcagactgctaggctgtacaaggtaggtggcagacagactgagacttgtacgatgttgtactatgatagcgacctgtcctttcaccaattgacttgtgatcaaggagctttagatgaacgttggtgaagcttctgatcttcgtcagattgaagcttggattcttctgaccttgcaacttctgcttctgaacaagttcctcagaacctctgatcgtcagagctagaatagcttgggtcttcagaaccaacttcttgcaggtcttcagaacttgagtcttctacttctggaccgttccactggaacatctggtcttcagaacttttgactctggttcttcagaacttcttgagagcttgtatcttcagaccttctgaagtgtttgccactgttctgaacgaacatggtaggttaagaagctctctttttagtaacccttggttcttcttcttctgaacgaataggcttgggtcagattcagaacctgtttgtcacatcttaaaaggacaaacgttagggtaccacaattgttcatcatcacaaaccttaattgtaatcatcaaaacatagagatgcaaccactgatcaaaccttgatcttacaaagttGTGTTTTGTGTTCTTTGATTctacaaactctgattgttgattgtttgttaccaatcactgtggcagtgattgagagaaagagagagagagaggctctcatacataggttgagatactaagttgAAACACActactatgaactgtggtgttcatgagtgtctgtaattcctgaatcttgagatagtggatttcttTTGTAATGACGTATGACATTTGGCCGTTCGTTCCCTTTTTATTTTCCATCACATTTTGCTCaatcattttaatttcattatagCGTGTTTGCTGAGACTTTACTCGCCTTTTGGCGAGGTTTTTGGCTTGGTATGATAACCAAGGCTTAGGCACATTTTACTGGCCTTAGTCGTTTTAcggacgaggcttggtttctagtggccactagaattgccaaggctatgTTTTCTCAGTGATGACACTTTCTGATTGCGAAAGATTTTTGTCATGTTGGGTCATCGCCATAGGAAATTTGTTTAGCAAAGTATATGAGTTAGATCAAGTCAGTTGTGACAAATATCAAActttaaaacatttttcatttcttttaacAAGAACTAGGGTTTATAGACCCGTACATGAGAGTTTCCTCCCTTCTTTTTATTGGTcacctcattaaaaaccttttccaaggaaaaaagagtgtgACCTTCTTTTTCTTAACTATAGTATTGCCTCAAACTAGAGGCGTTCCACGTGCGGCGCACTGCCACGCCATCCAATTGTTCTAACTTGTACGCCCCAATGCCCACTTCAGCTTTAACCctaaaagggccttcccaatTGGGTGTCAATTTGTTCTTTCCTGAAGTTAGCGTCCTTTCACGCAACACCTGGTCTCCCGCCTTCATTTTTCGAGGAACGACCTTAGTTGCATACTTTCGGGCGACCCTTATCTTTCCAACTTCATTACGCAAGTGTGCCTCTCTTTACAATTCTGGGAGCATGATCAAGTTTGCGATTAAGTTATTTGTTGCTGCAAGTTCTCTTGAAGTCTCAAATGCATCAGCAActgttcatgcaagcataggtgAATCTGTAAGTGCAGATCCTAATGCTATTGTGCCTAATGTGATTCATGAGATATCAGTTGAATATGTTTCTGTTCCCAATGTTGAACCTCATGTTGAGACATTAGTTGAGACTACTTCAGATGTGAATATGAGACCCTCGGCTGGAAATCCCAACCCCATTGTTGACACATCTGAACTTGATTTCCAAATCCATCAAGCTACCTTGTGTTCTGAACCATCTACCGGTTATAAGAAGTCAGTTATTGAAAATATTCATGAGTTGTTGTCATTCTGGTCTTAGAAGTGATGGTTTGTTTATGTTGTGcaccctttgccaaatttgtgttaaaaagggggagtagtttggtGAAGAATCTGTGTTGTTTCTTTTGCTGTGAAGCCACTTATGTTTTCCTACTTGGTAGCTTTGGTCTGTAATAATTTGAAGAAACTTTCAAGACAAGGCAAGTAATTGGTTGTGTGGTACTCCAAGCTGCTACTGTTTTATGTTCAAGTTGCTACTAGTTTACTGGTTTGCTTTTGTTGGATAGTTAGTGTGTTTTGCTACTAAGTGTTATGTTCCAACTATGCTAGTTATTggtatggatgcatcatttgagggggagtctGCTGCTAAGGGGGAGCTTTGGTTCTCTATGTTTACCCTCTCTGatctgtgagttgttttagacaaaatttgacaaagggggagattgttgttacattgttgtctgcattttgtcaaaaacaacctgatgtcgaagcagattccttgacatctgatttcgtgaagctaggacgtcagtcctttgcttggaacgtgatgtgggcccttgaagattttatgaagatatattttttaaagttacttgaggttcaagtagctgtaccagaatggttttaattgtgggttgttatttgttgaaacaatctttattaaaagattggtttctatctttacgtttgaattttgcaacaatATATTGGAGAtttagttttgatttgttgctgcaatctgttacttcagcccaagaaAACCCTAGTGCCCAAGCCACTGCTGCTGAAGTTTATAAAAGGACAAAGACCTCAAGCTTGAAAACCagcgaagctaatagagagagatcaagtgttttagggttgttcattgttctttgtccttatttcttgtgaacaaactttgctcccagattctataaagcaaagtttgaaggtgcgaaaaacactagaaagggggggtttgaatagagtttttgaataatgGGTACACTTTTGCAACTTTTCAAAACTCGAAGATAATaactaggtgctgaaggataagaagtaaagcacacaagtattttatcctagttcacttgagataaaagctcaagctaatccagtccacctgttaaggtgatttcttccttcttctgatgaaggcaattcactaaaatcaatgagtgttacaactacactttgcaacctgctaagtgactaacaatacactgattttctcactagtatcctcttaagaagctgatctaccgatcctcttaagactagctaaacactgaatctgccttgattcagtcctctcaagatccgaccaaccttggtctcttaaggaactttacaatgtgatgtaaaaggtttcgggtttacaacaagtgcttctgaaaagctaatagtaaactcagatgtttaagaacagtgaagaaataatgctaagagattggttcgtatatgttgaatgatttcagcaaagtttcttagtttctttcttctttcttcagcctttatatactccaagacttgtgatgtagccgttgctagggttttatccgttggagtggcaattctgtaatatcagactgctaggctgtacaaggtaggtggcagacagactgagacttgtacgatgttgtactatgatagcgacctgtcctttcaccaattgacttgtgatcaaggagcttcagatgaacgttggtgaagcttctgatcttcgtcagattgaagcttggattcttctgaccttgcaacttctgcttctgaacaagttcctcagaacctctgatcgtcagagctagaatagcttgggtcttcagaaccaacttcttgcaggtcttcagaacttgagtcttctacttctggaccgttccactggaacatctggtcttcagaacttctgactctggttcttcagaacttcttgagagcttgtatcttcagaccttctgaagtgtttgccactgttctgaacgaacatggtaggttaagaagctctctttttagtaacccttggttcttcttcttctgaacgaataggcttgggtcagattcagaacctgtttgtcacatcttaaaaggacaaacgttagggtaccacaattgttcatcatcacaaaccttaattgtaatcatcaaaacatagagatgcaaccactgatcaaaccttgatcttacaaagttGTGTTTTGTGTTCTTTGATTctacaaactctgattgttgattgtttgttaccaatcactgtggcagtgattgagagaaagagagagaggctCTCATACATAGGTTGAGATACCAAGTAGAAACACActactatgaactgtggtgttcatgagtgtctgtaattcctgaatcttgagatagtggatttcttttctttgggtgcgaaccctccagacgtaggtgaaagttttttactgaactgggttaccaatcctctgtgttcttctttttattttgctggttttgttactgttagtcaattgtcgaaccggttgtcctaGCATCGCGTTCGatatctgtcctgtgcgagaaccgtaaTTACAGTGTGTATGTAAGGAAAATGCTAATTTGTTAGAGAATAAACTAAGCCAATAACTGTGTTAAATAATGTACTATGAAAATTTACTCCCAACATTTCTGGACTTCGAAGACattcaatatatatatgaaagagatgctgaatttttatatgaaattaaattaacaaTAAGAATCAGTAAACCACAATATAacgagaagaaaaaaaagtaataaatgtGATGTGACGTAATGTGATAGAAAACTagagatagagaaaaaaaatgaatgtgtaATGTTGTTACTGTTTTGTGGTATGAGACGTAAAGTTGGATGTGGATACAGTTTGGTGTTTATTTTTGAAGATTGAAAGTATGCTTACCATGATTATCGCCTTGATATTATTTGAAGTTAAATGAAAATCCAAGTCGGTGCCACTATCCTCAAAATTTTAGAGAACATCAATTAGATCTCCCTTTGCTTCAACCAAGGCTTCTTTAGCTCTTGACCTTGCATCTCTATGGTCATTAACGATATTCTCCAAAATCCTGTCCAGTCTTTGGTGCATCTTCTCAAGCTTAGGCCTCATCCCAGAAATGTTTTGAAGCCATTTAGCTGAAGGAAACAAGTCTGCTAGGTAGAAACCCCCTGCAAGCTTTGGAATTTGTTTTATTGCTGATAAGAACTCTTCTTTGGCCTCATATTTCTTGCCAAATGCAGCCTTTGAAAAGCTTGTGtacaagattgaaagaactgcgtCAGTAATATTGATCTCTGATTCTTCTTTTGAAGCAATCCATTTGATGAGAGTAGtgatctctttctctctgattGACCAAAGAGATTTCACCCGTCTTAAGCTTAAAAGCTCGGTGGCACAGATCTTCCTAAGATGCCTCCAATAATCACCATAAGATGAAAAGGCTATGTCTGTGGAGTCATATAACAGAATATCTGTGGCTAGAAGATGAGGCCTTGaagcaaatataatatcatGGGTTTTCATCACCTCCCTAGCACACTCTGCTGAGGAAACAACAATGGTGAAGATTTCCCCAAGTTGCAGATGCATCAAGGGTCCATATTTTATGGCCAGATCTCTTAATTTTCGATGTGGCATAGATGTAACAAGATGGGGTATGTTTCCTATGATAGGTAGCTTCCATGGACCTGGAGGTATATTTGGAATTGAGTTAGTTTTTCTTAGATTCTTCCTTACCATAATAAGTGCAAGAATCATGGGTACGAAAAAACTCAAAGGGGGCGTTTGGTAGAAGGGATCTATAAAGATTCCCGGGTAAGTTAGGTTGAGAATGTAACATTTCCATGTTTGGTACAAGTTTCAGAAAAAATATTCCTGGATATTGTGGATTCCTAGGCATGCATGTAGTTTACATTGAATTTCTCCAAACTTCATTCCCATGTTTAAGAATGGGTATCTTGCTTTCCCATGAGAATGAAAGTTATTTCCCACtaacttttatttttacttcaaattttatattttaaaatattttaactaaataaaatttaaaaacataCCTGCGAATTGAATTTATCAACCAAACACTTTTTTAAAAGATGCCTGAGAATAACATTTACATCATAATATTCCTGGGAATCCACTTACCCGGACATGATTTTTGATAACTTGTAACAAACGCCCCAAAAAGGGTTAACAACTCATGAATTTGAGGAGCCATTGAGATAAAAGAGTAGATGGACTACATCAAGCACAAAGCAATTCTATATATGTATAGATATGCATTACTTAAAATAGACATTGTGGAGGATTGGACAGTGTCCTTTTCACTCACTGAATGGACATCCAAGAACTACTTGCAGATGCTCCTtgcattttctatttttctgtTCAACTTGCGTGCTGGAGTGTGGGACACAAACCTCAAGGATTGCTTGAATTAAAATAGCATTATATATGCCTTCAATGCTAAATGACAAAGACAATAAGGCATCGCAAAAGACGCAGCTAATTTTGAAACGTAATTAAAGATAAATTAtaagataaattttttttttacatgcaaatgttaattgttaattgttagtaaatcaGTTCAAATTATAAGATAATTAAGAACGTTTGTTTGTGATTATTTTTTGGtcttatttatattataatgttttcaaatttttagtTAGTCTTTATTTAGACATAACGATCCTTTGATCTTTCGTTTAATAGGGTAATCagatatttataataattttctttCGGTTCACGTATTCTGCGTTGTTGTTCAATGTTCAGCATATAGTACGTataatatatctatctatatatatatatatatatataattggactgggcgagcccctagaggggcaacgcccagcgtgtagcccgccccgaggcgggggcctggccttaagttgggccttagcctcggaggcccaattggcccaataggtagtgcccaagctctataaataggaggtagttaccaattgtaggggacttttgctcactttatgaaataacacatgaaattcagcattctcattctctctttagcacattcttccactctctaggtactatcccttccttcaatgttcattcccagaacatttggcgccgtctgtggggaacgataaactttctactcccattcacgtggattgaatGTGCAAGAAGCTATCTCTGATTacgattaggcaattctctagttttctgattctgattctgtgACTGGTGTTCGTCTTTTAATCGAGTTTGTGTCATTcctggatggagactcgacgcaggaagcAGCATCATTGACCAGTGCGACAGCGAATCTCGCCGCCTCGACGGCCTCATCGAGTTGTCCTGGATTCTCCAATACGAACAACGGGAGTACAGGCTACACGCACTTCTGTGCCGCcttctccatcaccaccacctcctccatcgccttcgcagatcggatctctggagcgctcaccagagaattcacctgctccggagcaacaaccggcggtgacacaggagcaatggcgccatatgatgcgcagcattggcaacatccagcagcggaatgagcatctacaagctcagttggatttctaccgccgcgagcaaCAGGACGATGGAATCAGAGAAGCGGATTCcgtagctgagttccgtccgttctcggaggatgttgagagtgtggcgattccagataatatgaaaacgttagttctggattcttacagtggagattctgatccaaaggatcatcttctgtatttcaacacgaagatggtgataattgcggcatcagatgcggtgaagtgcaggatgtttccatcgacgttcaaatcgacggcgatggcatggttcacaactttgccgcgcggatcgatttcgaatttcagagacttctcatccaagtttctagtgcaattctcggcgaataagaatcagccggtgacgatcaatgacctatacaatattcgccaacaagaaggagagtcactgaaggagtacatggcaaggtacaacgctgcatcggtcaaggtagaggacgaggagcctcgagcctgtgctctagcgttcaaaaatggtttgttaccgggagggttgaacagcaaattgacacgcaAGCCGGcacgttcgatggaagagatgcgtgctcgcgccagcacttatattctcgacgaggaggacgatgctttcaaaagaaagcgcgcgaaactggaaaaaggcgacacgtcacccaagcgcgcaaaaaaagataagaatggcgaagataagggggatggcaagcagcaaagacaagataaagggaaggcggtgttaaagccgaccaaggagcagttatatccacggcgtgatgattatgaacaacgccggccttggcaatctaggtctcatcgccagcgggaggaggctgacatggtgatgaacacagatttagCAGATATACTCCGCGAGGCGAGGGGcacaaatctagtggatgagccagaggccccGAAGCAtcaaccacgggacgccaatcccaagaagtggtgtgaataccatcggtCCGTCGGGCATGACACGgacgactgctggactttgcagcgggagattgataagttgattcgggcgggatatcaaggaaatcgccaaggccagtggcgcaacaacggcGACCACAGCAAAACGCAtaagcgggaggaggagcgaacAGACAATAAGGGAAAGAAAAAGCAGGAATCAGCGGTTATCGCCACAAAAggagctgatgacacgttcgctcaacactcaggaccgcccgtcgggaccataaacaccatcgctggaggatttggaggtggtggcgacacccatgcggcgcggAAGC contains:
- the LOC130726441 gene encoding cytochrome P450 71D11-like — encoded protein: MAPQIHELLTLFGAFVTSYQKSCPGPWKLPIIGNIPHLVTSMPHRKLRDLAIKYGPLMHLQLGEIFTIVVSSAECAREVMKTHDIIFASRPHLLATDILLYDSTDIAFSSYGDYWRHLRKICATELLSLRRVKSLWSIREKEITTLIKWIASKEESEINITDAVLSILYTSFSKAAFGKKYEAKEEFLSAIKQIPKLAGGFYLADLFPSAKWLQNISGMRPKLEKMHQRLDRILENIVNDHRDARSRAKEALVEAKGDLIDVL